Genomic window (Pseudomonas sp. MM211):
CATCGAAAAGCTGGCGTAGACATGCCAATGAGCCACTCACTGCGGGCTGATGTACATCCAGGAAATTCGCGGCTCGAGATACGCTGCCCTCGCGAAAGATCACCATAAACACAACCAGTAAATTGAGATCAGTCTTGGCCAACAGGTCTTCGTTGAACTGCATCGCGCCCACTCCGGTCAGGAGAGATGAAAGATATTGAAGTCGATGCGGCTAACCTCGCTGCACTCCAACAAGCCCAAAAAGCCGTGTAACGCCGGGTGGGTAAAATGCGCTTCCATCGCAGAGCGCGACTTCCAGTGCCCACTGACAATCCAGACGTCATCGTCTCCCTGACTACGGGTTACCCCATACGCCAGGCGGCCTGGAGCATCCGCCAACTGGTCAATAATCTCGCCTAAAGGCGCCCTCAGGCTCGGCGCAAGCCCAGCCACCGCATGGATCTGCACGGTGTTGATCGCTTCTATTACCACGTGGGTTGCTCCTTGAGGGCGCGGGGTCAGGTCGTGGGGTTAGCGCTCCA
Coding sequences:
- a CDS encoding LysR family transcriptional regulator; protein product: MQFNEDLLAKTDLNLLVVFMVIFREGSVSRAANFLDVHQPAVSGSLACLRQLFDDPLFLRTAHGVLPTPKAERIAQVLLPTLTCIEAVLVGDI
- a CDS encoding antibiotic biosynthesis monooxygenase family protein, with protein sequence MVIEAINTVQIHAVAGLAPSLRAPLGEIIDQLADAPGRLAYGVTRSQGDDDVWIVSGHWKSRSAMEAHFTHPALHGFLGLLECSEVSRIDFNIFHLS